The genomic interval CAGAGTTTTCTCATGAAAACCCACAATTTCATTTACCTGTGCTTCATCTAAGTGTGTTTCTCTAGCCCTCTCCTCTGGGCTGGGATCTGTAATCTCCTACTTGCCTGGCCTCCATGTGGTCTTCACTGAGCATCAGCACTTCAGAAGCAGTAGCTACCTCCCCTGGGATAGGTTTAACTCTGCACATTGGGCCTCAACAGCACAAACCAGGCTACAGCTTCAAAGTGGACCCTTTGTGCTGGTGTGGTGGGTTTTCTGGGCCAAAAGTCTCTGCCTCCCATCTCCTAACAACCTGCCCACCTGAGCCCGGTGACTCAGGGTGGGGGCCAAAAGGCTCTCCATCCCCTGCTCGCCTTGGCTGAGTATGTGAGGCTGGCCTATGGACTTCACTGCTAGCTGATAAAACAGACCCTGCTTCCGCACCACAAACCTTGCTCTCCTTACTGCCACACAGAGTATGCAGGTCCTCAGGGACACAGAAGGATCTCTCTCCTGTCTCAGGTCTAAGCCACATTCTCCAACAGAGTTTACCAGATGCTCTACATTCAGGGGATGTATTGGAATCCACCCACCCAGCAACAGGGTGACACCTTGCTCCATTTTACTGGTGATCCTTATATGAACTTTTCCATCAGTCAAAAccttggaagagaagaaaaatgcgTTGCATCAAAGCCCATGTTGAACCCCTAATACATTTGTGATGCCGTGACTCAGATAAAATGTGTAAGACACCAAGGGATGAGATATGAAACCAAAGCATGCAGGGTGAGATTGAGACTCTTACTGCAAACCATGGCAGCCGAATAGCTACATGAACTTGAGCAACTGGCCTTGACCAAGGTACCAGGTCCTAGCAGCGTTTACTTAACAATACCAAGCACAACTTTAGCTAGAATTCTTGGGTGCCAAACAACAactgaaattagaaaaaagagaaacaaaccaaaaacaaccaTTTTAAGATCAAGGGTAGCTTTTCTTTGGACCACACAATGAGCAGACAAAAATCTGGCCCTGGCCCTGATCAAAGGTGTTGATGACAGAGCTCTCACGATGGCCTTAGATCTGAAAGGCAATGTTGCTTCCCAAAGACTTTTCAGTCCTGGTGGAGAGGGCAAGCAGTTGCAAGAACAAGGAAAGGATCATTCCAAATTAGGCCTTCTTCAAGCATGAGTGAGACACACAATGGCTAAGCCAGACAGACCTCCAGGGTGGGAGCTTCTGGATTATACACACGGCTCGTCTTTCACAGGCTATGCCAGGGATGAGCAACAAAGGCTGTCAGAGCAGAGAGTAACAGGGGCATCACGGGACTGCCTATCTCAGAGCTCCCCAGATGGAATCAGTATTTCCCACCTCAGGGAATGGCAGGACCACTCACCCGAGTCAAAAACCTGGCTCCCCATCACAACCCACATCTAAGTGTATCCCATTCAGAGCTCTGTTAATGCTTGAGGGCAGGTGCTACTCTCACCTGAAAAAAATGCAAGGGCCCCAGTAACTGGTCTCCCTGCCCCTGGTATGTTAACAGAATATCCTTCCACAAGCATCAGTCATGGCACTACCATGGCTTAAAATCTCACTGGCTTTCTATGGCCCCTGACGTAAAACCCAAAACACCTTCACACCACCTCTCTAGCAGCATCTTGCCTTGAATTCTGTTATTTAGCTGAATCGCGACTGGTCTTCGAATGCCAAGTGATGCACCATTTTCTCCAGCTTTCCCTGACATGTCCTCCCCAGCTTGTGAGCTTCCTCTATGCTCCCATTATCCTTTCTTAAATCTGAGGCTCCAATCACACAGCAATGATGCTGGATTCCATGTCTATCTTCTTCACCAAGAAAAAGCTCCTGAGGTACAGGGAGTCCATCTCTGGATTCATGATATcaaatgactgcagccatgaaattaaaaagacacttgttccttgggaaaaaagctatgacaaacctaggcagtgtatgaaaatgcagagacatcactttgccaacaaaagttcatatagtcaaagctatggtttttccagcagtcatgtacagatgaagaagtaggaccataaagaatgctgagcactgaaaaactgatgctttcaaactgttgaaagaagattctgaaagagtcccttggacagcaaggagaccaaaccagtcaatcctaaaggaaatcaaccctgaatattcattggaaggactgatggctgaagctgaagctgtaacactttggctacctgatgtgaagagctgactcactggaaaagaccctcatgctgggaaacactgaaggcagaaggggatgacagaggatgagatggttggatggcatcactgactcaatggacatgctgctgctactgctaagttgcttcagtcgtgtccaactctgtgcgaccccatggacagcagcccaccaggctcctccgtccctgggattctccaggcaagaattactggagtgggttgccatttccttctccaatgcacgcatgcatgctaagtcgctttggctgtgtccgactctgtgcgaccccatagacggcagcccaccaggctcccctgtccataggattctctaggcaagaacagtggagtgggctgacgtttccttctccacaatggacatgagtctgaccaaactcagggaaatggtgaaagacaggggagactggtgtgctgcagtccttggagtcccaaagaattggacacaacttagcaactgaacaacaatgatggCTAGCACAGTCACACAAATGAACTAAAATACAACGataagttgtttttatttaacaGTCTCGTAGAAACAGTGAGGCTGAGAAAAGGGCTGAgaaaggggaggggtgggggagcagaGGGGTTAAGGACTGTGTTCTATTCACCTTTGAATCCTCTGTGCCTCACACAGAATCTGGCAGATCAAAGGTGCTATGTATATTGGATATATGGAGTAAATAATCATGCCCTTCCTAAGGGATGGGAGGTAACCATGAAAAGCTACAAGTAGGACATGGATGGACATTATCACTGAACCTGAAACTCATCTCCCAGGCCGAAAGGGAAATGAACAGCATGAGCAAAGGCATCAAGAGGCAGGGCAGTCTGGGAGAGCCCTTGACTAGCACAGTTAATTTAGAGAAGATACCCAAAGTAAATTCAAAGCCTGAGGATATTCTGACACTCTTCTGTCCTCTCGGGGATCCTCGGCCATCCTAAGAGATGCGCCCAAAGAGCTAGCTAGCCTCCATCTCCTATTCACCCATGAAATTCACTGAAGGACTCGGACTTGCTAAGGACAGCTGTAAATCCTCAGAAATCACAacactcagaagtggccacaagaATGACACACAAAActcagcactcaggcttcttcatttttcattcactACAGACCAGATTAACTAGCATGCCCCCAATTTCAAAAGAACTCAAGATGAGACCACAGTGGTCATTTCCCCTGGTCTTGACTCAGATAGGGCAGAGAAACTATCTGGGGATTggaacttaaaacatttttcagttcagttcagtcgctcagtcgtgtccgaccctttgagaccccatgaatcacagcacgccaggcctccctgtccatcaccaactcctggagttcactcaaactcacgtccatcgagtctgtgatgctattAGTAGGGTTCAATAAAATCTGTAGAAAACATGTCTCATAAGAAAAACAGCCCCAGTAATTTCATGCAAGGGGAATTACAAAGTTCACAGTGATTCtgtgaaatattttacataacaTGGCCTGCTCTCCAGATGAATCACAATGAATTTGACTGCTCTGAACCAAACCCTTTTATGTACATGGAAGGTAAAgaataaagtcaaaatgaaaatactgtagtttagtttgtattttaaatttatggaaAACTTGCTCAAGGGAGcttacacacaccacacatacatgCTCAGCAGGCTGAATTATCATGCTCCTCTTACCGCTTTTTCTCACTGGGCCTTTTCTACTAAACTCTAAGCTAGACCCAGGCCATGCAGACCCTGAGACAAAAGCCTCTGGATCCATCTCACGCAGGAGACAGAGCTGCACTCCCCTCCTCTCTTCCGTCTATTCTGTAGAAAAGCCTGAGAGAGGGCTCCAGGCCCCGAGTATCTGTGGATGATGCATTGTTCTTCCCCACAGAAAGAAAACGGTATACATCCTGCCAATGATTTtatttcaatcagttcagttcagttcagtcgctcagtcgtgtccgactctttgcaaccccatgaaccgcagcaggccaggcctccctgtccatcaccaactcccggagttcactcaaactcatgtccatcaagtcggtgatgccatccaaccatctcatcctctgtcatccccttctcctcctgcccccaatctttcccagcatcagggtcttttcaaatgagtccactattctcatcaagtggccaaagtattggagtttcagcttcaacatcagtccttccaatgaacacccaggaatgatctcctttaggatggactggttggatctccttgcggtacaagggactctcaagagtcttctccaacaccacagctcaaaagcatcaattgttcgacgctcagctttccttatagtccaactctcacatccatacatgactactggaaaaaccatagccttgaccagacggacctttgttgacaaagtaatgtctctactttttagtatgctgtctacgttggtcataacttttcttccaaggagtaagcgtcttttaatttcatggctgcaatcacaataaACGGTTCAAAATctaacaaaaatttcaaaaacacagaagagtACAATAAGCACAAAATCTGTTCTGTGTTGTCTGAAActttaagaagagaaaatgctGATAATTATTCCTTGCATTAAATGAAGATATTTGATTTTGCAGTCTATATAATAAACAGACATTCTTTGTGTCAAGAGAACAcggtaaaagaaaaaatgatgaatATGGAATTGAGGAATGCTCTAAACATGGGAGGAGAAGTTCAGAGACAGAAGGAACACAGAGGGGAAAATCCTAGTACCAAACAAGCAGTGTAAAGTACGATGaatcagacttccctggcggtccagtggttaggaatctgcctgccgatgcaggggacacgagtttgattcctggtctgggaagatcgcacatgccatggagcgactaagcctgtgcacaactactgagcccatgtgcctgaagcccgtgctctgcagcaggagaagccacacaATGAGAAGACTGCacatcacagctagagagtagtagCCCCCACTTggcacaaccagagaaagccggTAGATCAAGGAGGACCTAGCACAgcctaaaataaatgtaaaaagttaCAATGAACCTCTGGGAACATGGAAATTGTTCAAAGTCCACCATGATGAAGAGCTGACCAGGCTACAATGTCTTCTACGTCAACATTCAGACGGACCTATGTGGGCAACATTCCATTAACATGTAAAGCCTGGTTATAAAGTGAGTCAGTAAGTAAAAGGACTTGACAGAAATTACTTGACAGTGGtatctgcaaaaaaataaaaaagttcaaTTGATGTTTACTCTCCATACCGTACTGATGTGCTCTCTGTgaccaactctctgtgaccccatggacggcagcccaccaggcttctctgtccatggaattttccaggcacgaatactggagtgggttgccacttccttctccattactCTGTATGGTGCCAGAAAAAACAACCTATAACTTCTTTACATTCTGCTTAACCTAGAAACATATCTATCATAAGCAGGGTTACTATATCAAATTCGTGCCATATTGTTTGCTTTCATTATcagcaaaaatatttacaaataggaCAATGACATCAAACtttgtattatcttttttaattcaaatttattaTGGCTTTAAGGAAATATTTGATTAGGCATCCAAGCTTTTGCTAAaccataacattttaaaaattattccttttgAAGTATTGTTCAAAGCTGTATACACTTTATAAAAAGATAATGAGAGGAACAATTCACTATTTTATGTATTCACGCACAGTGAAGAGGAAATGATACTGAATCAAACTCCCAAACCCAAACAGCTGGATAActcagttaaatattttaaagctgatttgtgtgtgtgtgtgtacaatttTTAGTTACTACCAGAGCATCTAAAACTGATCTGAAAGCTAACTGTTGTCCAAAACTCTTCAAATTCTCAAATCCCATAattccatttcttccctttctcaaaTCAAAAGATTTAAACATACATAATTGAAGAACCAGTatgatcatttttctctttaacaatAATATCTACTTCTGGATCAGCTACTTAGCTGATCAGTTAGATTTACAGCTGACTGACAGGTAGAATCTGGCTTCCTCCCAAAGCAGCTGTGATGAACTCCCTGAACACTGTTTTAGACAGGTGGACTTTGAGGGGTTCACTCCGGAAATCAGAAACATTTGAGgtcttttaaaaacactgtaCAAGGTCTGGCTTTAGAGAGGCCTCTTGAAGGTACAGCCACAGTTGCAGAGTTCATGATGCTCAAACATGCTGTTCTAGTCCACCAGAGATCTGTGCAGAAGATAATCAGAGAAGAATTTTCCAGGAAATGTTTTAAGACCCAATTCAAACCCAAGAGCTGGGTTTAGTCTCTGATGAAAAAGATGTCACCCAaacctttatttttcattcctgatTCTGTGAAAAGAAAAACCAACTTTAGTGTCTGTCCCACCTAGGTCCTTACTGCTTGAAGCTCAGGGCTTTTTCAGAAGATGTAAGTATTTCGATTCTGTTTTTGAGGAACCGGTGgggtttcttttctctggaaATGGTTCTTGCTCCCCCCAGAATGTGTAATATTTCATTAATCTTCACAGCAGTCCTCTGGGGTGGGCAGGACAGGTGAACTCTCTTCATTTCAGTGACCAGACGATTAGCAGACGACTTGCCGAGTGGCTTGCTACAAGCAAGGCTCTGATGCCAGAACCGAGTGCTCGAGTCCAGCACTTCCATGTTTTTATGCAAAGGCATCAAAAAGGGGTGTGACTGCTAATTTACTAACAAATCTATTGATTTGAACAGATAAAATCCACACATGAGTTATTCCCCTTGTATTAATCTAGACCAAAATCAAGAGTTGACTTGCAAATCATGGCCACAAATTTGCCCTTCATTTGTTGTAGACTAGACAAACACCTAATTGGCCCTCACTAGGAAACTATTTTTTTTGATGGGCAAGAGAAATGAACTTAAAAATCCACAGCTGCCGTGAGAGTGACCTAAGAGAGAAAGCTGATAGAATCAAATAAGccctgggggaggagagaaaaaaaaagttctccggggaggaaaaaaaaaagaattccccaGGAAGTTACaaggaaatatatattaataacttaTTATCTTGAATATTTTAAACCTAAAAATGAAACAAGCATATCATTTATGTTTTCCTATATGGCATGTACATGTAAATGACTATACTAATTAAACTAAGATTGTATGATTAAGGAGACTTACAATTATAATATACTTAATTCCTCTTTATAATTACTGCTTTAAATCTAGCAAAAGAGATTCATCATCCTCTACTTTCACCTGGGGTTTAAAAGTAACTTTTAGAGGCTCGGGGGTCGAGACCTCCCCACCTTCTTGGGGAGGATGCGTGGCACTGGCCTCCTCAGGGTCTGTTTCACTGAGCGCCTCGGGGTAGAGCTCACTGATGGGGCCTAGAGCCTCGCCCCTGGCAATGATGTCCACCCCCATCTCCCTGACCTCTTCTGGACCCTCAGCCACTGCTCGGTCTTTGGTTTTCCGAAGGCTACGCATCTTAAAAGCTTCCCTTGAGGGAGCTGCATTGGAAATAGATTTCTTAAACCTCTCCCCTGACTGCTTCAGTCTCTCCCCTGACTGTCTCAATCTCTCCCCTGACTGCCTCAGCCGCTCTCTCCTCTCTGGGGTCACTATTCTAGTCCTAATTCTGTTCACTTTCTTGTCAAAATTCTGCCGCGTCTTctgcatgttttctttggaaaatgcctTTTTGATGTTATCAATGCGCTCCTTGCCTGACTTTTTTAGCCTGGCAGACCTGctctcttcaacaaaatattcttCATCCGAAGACAGATCAACTGGGGTATCAAAGATTTCGTCCACCTCCTCTGGACTCTCAGTCAAGCTTCTGTCTTTCACGACAGACAGGGACGTCGGACACTGAACCTCCtcctgaaggagagagaaagcaagcttGTTAGCCATGGGTTCTTGGACCTTCCCACACCTTTTTAATCTCCTCCACAGtgcgcttgctgctacctggggagctggccaagcatgCAATGTCTGAGGGCACTAAGGCTGTaaccaagtataccagctccaagtaaatataatatgcctagccgctgttaacggagaaggcaatggcaccccactccagtactcttgcctggaaaatcccatggacggagggcctggtgggctgtagtccatggggtcacgaagagtcggacacaactgagtgacttcactttcacaggttGTTTATCCTCCACCCGCTCCTTAAATGCTGGTGTTTCTcaaggtttctttttcttcatctcccAAGCTCACCCTAAGCAACATTATCCACTGCTCTACCTTCAAATCCAATGGCAAGCAGACTCAACAAATCTTCCCTtcacctctccccttcccctaAGATGAAGACTCATTTATTTCTAACTGGCAGGCAGACTTCTTCACCTAGATGTAACATAGGCACCTCTAACTTAACTTATCCAAAAATCAAGGCTCAGCCATCACCCTTTCCTGGACCTCTCAGCACTAATACCTCCAGGTGTCACCCAGAGAGAAACCTCAGAATCACCATCCCAAATATTCCCTGCTCTCCTCTGACAGGTCACCAAGCGCTGTCGGTAACACTGCTTACCGACTAATAATTCCTCTGTTCCCTCCTCCTTCATCCTTGCCTCTACCAATGTCTTAATTCAGGCCCTGTAACCTCAGCCCTGAACTTATGAAAAACCTTCACCACAATATCACCTAAGTATTTCCTGTGAAATGGTCCTAAAACATACATCTGATCACATCCTTCCTCTACTTTAAAACATTTGGGAGCTCATCAATACTCAAAAGGACAGAGAGTTCAAATTCTGTAGTATAATTAGATGGCCCTTTGGTTTGAACTACGCCTGCTTTCCCGGTCCTCCAGTCCAGTCCAGCCATACAAACACCCTGAGCGCCTCCAGCACATG from Bos mutus isolate GX-2022 chromosome 8, NWIPB_WYAK_1.1, whole genome shotgun sequence carries:
- the CAVIN4 gene encoding caveolae-associated protein 4 translates to MEHNGSASNADKIHQNRLSNVTEDEDQDAALTIVTVLDKVAAIVDSVQASQKRIEERHRVMENAIKSVQIDLLKFSQSHSNTGYVINKLFEKTRKVSAHIKDVKARVEKQQTHVKKVEAKQEEIMKKNKFRVVIFQEEVQCPTSLSVVKDRSLTESPEEVDEIFDTPVDLSSDEEYFVEESRSARLKKSGKERIDNIKKAFSKENMQKTRQNFDKKVNRIRTRIVTPERRERLRQSGERLRQSGERLKQSGERFKKSISNAAPSREAFKMRSLRKTKDRAVAEGPEEVREMGVDIIARGEALGPISELYPEALSETDPEEASATHPPQEGGEVSTPEPLKVTFKPQVKVEDDESLLLDLKQ